TCGGGCGTGGGGCGCTCGGTCATGCCTGGTCTCCCTGGGGGGTGGCGGTGTCGTCGGACGGGTGGGGCTGGGCGCGTCGCAGCTTGAGGCGACGACGGATCGCCGCGGGTGTCGCGTCGGCGGCGGCGATGTCGCGGGCGAGCTGGCGCAGGTCGCGGCTGGCCTCGGCCAGCTCGAGGGCGTCCTCGGCGGCGACCTCGGTCTCCTGCGGGACGAGGGTCCGGGTGGTGAGGTCGAACACCGACCCCTCGGGCAGGACGTGGAACACCACGCCGCTGGCCAGGATCGGCGACGAGCGAGGCGCCTCGTGGGCGTTGGAGACCATCCGGGCGCCGTCGAAGACGGTGACCGCGCCCTTGCCGATCACCCGCATGACCGAGTCGCCGTCGACGTCCTCGACGAGGCCGCAGGTGTCCTCGTCGACACCGATGCCGAGCAGCTGCGGGCTCTGGGCCACGATCATCAGCAGCCGGCCGTAGCGGTTGCGCTGGTCGAAGTGCTGGTCGATGACGGTCGTCGGGACCAGGCCGAGGCCCGCGGCCACCTGGGTCATCCGCTGCTTCGGCGTCGACCCGCCGACGCCGAAGGCGACCATGTGCGACGACTGGATGCTGGCACCGGCCGACGTCCCGGCCACGACGGCCCCGCGCTCGTGGGCGCGCAGGATCGCCTCGCCCACCGGCGTGCCGCCGATGACCGACGAGAGCTTGAGCTGGTTGCCCCCGGTCATGAACACCCCGGTCGCCTCGTCGAGCGCCTTGACGAGGGCGGGGTCGTGGGCCTGCTCGCGCGTCTCGGGACGCACCGCGTCGACCCGGGCCGCGCCGAACTTGGAGAAGAGCGCGTCGTAGACGTCGACGACCTCGCGTCCCAGCGACGACGCGGTCGGGATCACGGCGATCCGCGCGTCCCTCCCGCCGCTGAGGGAGACGAAGTGCTTGAGGATCGTCGGCTTGCGCACCTTGTCCTCGGCGCCACCGATGATCATGAGTGGTCCCTTGGGCATGACAGGCAGGCTAGCGGCTGGGAGGGTGAGCGGATGCAGGAGTCAACGAGCGGCGGACGCCGCCGCCTGGTGCTCGTCCGCCACGCGAAGGCCGAGCCCACCGCCCCGACGGACCACGAGCGCGACCTCAGCACCCGCGGACGCGCGGACGCGGAGGAGGCCGGACGCTGGCTGGCGGGTGCGGGCCTCGTGCCCGACGCCGCACTGGTGTCCGACGCACGACGCGCCCACGAGACGTGGCTCCACCTGGCGCTCGGCGGGTCGTGGGACGTGGAGCCGGAGCTGTCGCCGGCCCTCTACGCCGCGGGACCGGACTCCGCGCTCGACCTGCTCCGCGAGACGTCGCCCGAGGTCGGCTCCCTCGTCGTGGTCGGCCACAACCCGACCATGGCCTACCTCGCCGAGCTCCTCGACGACGGGGACGGTGACGGCGAGGCCACGACGTCGATGCTGGTGCGCGGCTTCCCGCCCGCGGCCCTGGCCGTCTTCGAGGTCGACGGGACGTGGGGCGACCTCGCGCCCGGGACCGCGCGGCTGACGTCCTTCCACGTCGGCGAGGCGTGACCGGCCCCGACGACGTCGCGGCCCGGCTCCGCGCCGCCGGCTGCGTGTGGGCGGAGGACGAGGCCACGCTGCTGCGCGAGGCGTCCGGCTCGGACGCCGAGCTCGACGCCCTCGTCGCCCGCCGTGTCAGCGGGGAGCCGCTCGAGCTCGTCCTCGGGTGGGTCGCGTTCCTCGGCCTCCGCCTGCGCGTCGCGCCCGGCACGTTCGTCCCGCGTCGGCGCACCGAGCTCCTCGCCCGGA
This genomic interval from Nocardioides palaemonis contains the following:
- a CDS encoding cyanophycinase, encoding MPKGPLMIIGGAEDKVRKPTILKHFVSLSGGRDARIAVIPTASSLGREVVDVYDALFSKFGAARVDAVRPETREQAHDPALVKALDEATGVFMTGGNQLKLSSVIGGTPVGEAILRAHERGAVVAGTSAGASIQSSHMVAFGVGGSTPKQRMTQVAAGLGLVPTTVIDQHFDQRNRYGRLLMIVAQSPQLLGIGVDEDTCGLVEDVDGDSVMRVIGKGAVTVFDGARMVSNAHEAPRSSPILASGVVFHVLPEGSVFDLTTRTLVPQETEVAAEDALELAEASRDLRQLARDIAAADATPAAIRRRLKLRRAQPHPSDDTATPQGDQA
- a CDS encoding SixA phosphatase family protein; amino-acid sequence: MQESTSGGRRRLVLVRHAKAEPTAPTDHERDLSTRGRADAEEAGRWLAGAGLVPDAALVSDARRAHETWLHLALGGSWDVEPELSPALYAAGPDSALDLLRETSPEVGSLVVVGHNPTMAYLAELLDDGDGDGEATTSMLVRGFPPAALAVFEVDGTWGDLAPGTARLTSFHVGEA